One Edaphobacter flagellatus genomic region harbors:
- a CDS encoding DUF4962 domain-containing protein yields MSSPPAGTRWSWINGTFYSKTNGFQSKTPQPAGYSNGDLSEAWQQINGQAMFADAMAYKLTGNSVYLTDALRWARASISYTTWGKDSSGKQAYDLTAAYELHGMAVLYDWAYSDLASLYPTDFANIQSTLASRTQGMYEAASGTNPTVTTPQWWGVEWEQNHLWICETALAAAALALYGDSGAPSTTTLTTWLQDGLNRWNNTFTYRGTDGADLEGPGYWRYGMEWTLRYFDFAYKILGINVWSDSWMQATGTYRAYFSTASNYWYNTTLATTTDYVDFADADRTDGSSYILRKFASQYSDSTLQWMATQMDTAGGAGYSKIDPSPRDPALYVLWYDDTVSEVSPTTAGYPVNKLFSDLGFEVSRSDWGGNESVIAFQSGPPMGHVVRASSGTFDARSAPHPHPAANNFSVFGDGEWLLRNDGYTGQKSTGQLNSLLVNGSGQLGQQNPLYTWFNMALARYSNANIDTSVSFSSSALDYLVGDATSTYDSSLGLTKFRRRLIYLRPDVLVVLDTITQNNSQPLELRFFPEQQTYSGGSPLYTTTGNTSKLQFGLLSASSSSITSTTVAMKNQSGSPISRLAYSVTPSGGATTNWENAVGLTWSSNTGTPKNVSEVTTDPSNWMFLVTGGAQPEMILINKASEAVSVVVGLPAFPTGLMATTGNAQVALSWTASSGASSYTVERATVSGGPYITIASGITTTSYTDTSVTNGTTYYYVITGDNVIGSSTLSAEVTSTPKFLGEPFAYTAGALSSSDNAGYGFGGGWIPGSASNGRSYTITSGNFSVPSNYTLSVSDGNYLAVHAGTVTTTTYRNLASSIDTNVPATYYVSALIELIAGSGTGDSQIRFVDSGGYSVIGFGGSSTTNKLRINSAYGGIGSVTGSTAGAFVAGTQYLLIGKLVLNSAGTNDVFSFSLFPCSSGVPTTEPTTWGLSASGDLSNVITGIQVYTGANTGTWNVDNLELGPTYASVINY; encoded by the coding sequence ATGTCTAGCCCTCCGGCTGGTACACGATGGAGTTGGATCAACGGGACTTTCTATAGCAAAACAAATGGTTTCCAGTCGAAGACCCCACAACCTGCAGGTTATAGCAACGGAGATCTGTCCGAAGCCTGGCAGCAGATCAATGGCCAAGCAATGTTTGCTGATGCCATGGCTTATAAGCTCACAGGCAACTCGGTGTATCTCACAGACGCGCTACGCTGGGCTAGAGCATCGATTAGCTATACGACTTGGGGTAAGGATTCCTCCGGCAAACAGGCATATGATTTGACTGCAGCCTACGAACTACACGGTATGGCGGTTCTTTACGATTGGGCTTACTCCGATCTGGCATCTCTCTATCCGACCGATTTCGCAAACATCCAAAGCACTCTGGCCTCGCGTACGCAGGGTATGTATGAAGCTGCCTCTGGTACAAACCCTACAGTAACGACTCCTCAATGGTGGGGCGTCGAGTGGGAACAGAACCACCTCTGGATCTGCGAAACGGCCTTGGCAGCTGCAGCGTTAGCCTTGTATGGTGACTCTGGCGCGCCGAGTACGACAACTCTCACAACGTGGCTGCAGGATGGTCTGAATCGCTGGAACAATACTTTCACGTATCGCGGCACAGATGGAGCCGATCTTGAAGGTCCAGGTTATTGGCGCTACGGGATGGAATGGACGCTTCGCTATTTTGATTTTGCTTACAAGATCTTAGGTATCAATGTGTGGAGCGACTCATGGATGCAGGCTACAGGTACTTACCGCGCCTACTTCTCAACTGCGTCTAATTATTGGTACAATACTACGTTAGCAACAACCACAGATTACGTCGATTTTGCCGATGCTGACCGAACAGATGGCTCATCATATATCTTAAGAAAATTTGCCTCCCAATATAGCGATTCCACTCTGCAATGGATGGCCACGCAAATGGACACCGCTGGCGGAGCTGGGTACAGCAAGATCGACCCAAGTCCACGTGACCCCGCACTATATGTGCTTTGGTACGACGATACTGTATCTGAGGTTTCCCCGACGACCGCTGGATACCCAGTCAATAAACTTTTCAGCGATCTTGGCTTTGAAGTGTCACGCTCCGACTGGGGAGGAAATGAGTCAGTGATTGCTTTTCAGTCCGGGCCACCCATGGGGCACGTTGTGCGGGCCTCAAGTGGCACTTTTGACGCTCGTAGTGCTCCTCATCCTCACCCCGCAGCAAACAACTTCTCAGTTTTTGGAGACGGCGAATGGCTGCTGCGAAACGATGGTTATACTGGCCAAAAATCGACAGGCCAGCTGAACTCGCTACTTGTTAATGGGTCGGGACAACTAGGTCAGCAAAATCCTCTGTATACCTGGTTCAATATGGCGTTGGCGCGATACAGCAACGCCAACATCGATACATCGGTAAGCTTTTCGTCTTCTGCGCTCGATTACCTTGTCGGCGACGCAACTAGCACATACGATTCGAGCCTTGGACTGACCAAGTTCCGCCGGCGTCTGATCTACCTAAGACCTGACGTCCTCGTTGTCCTGGATACAATCACACAGAACAATTCCCAACCGCTCGAACTGCGCTTTTTCCCTGAACAGCAGACATACTCGGGAGGGTCGCCGCTTTATACAACCACCGGCAATACCTCAAAGCTACAGTTTGGGCTATTGAGTGCTTCTTCCAGTTCGATAACTTCGACAACAGTGGCGATGAAGAATCAGAGTGGAAGTCCCATTTCAAGGCTCGCGTACAGCGTCACACCTTCAGGTGGCGCTACAACAAACTGGGAAAACGCCGTTGGTTTGACTTGGTCATCCAATACGGGGACGCCCAAGAATGTCTCTGAGGTCACAACGGATCCCTCAAACTGGATGTTTCTTGTCACTGGCGGAGCGCAACCGGAAATGATCCTCATCAATAAGGCCAGTGAAGCAGTGTCAGTGGTTGTTGGCCTCCCAGCATTTCCCACGGGGCTAATGGCTACAACCGGCAATGCACAGGTCGCACTCAGTTGGACGGCATCATCTGGCGCTAGCAGTTATACAGTTGAACGTGCGACCGTTAGCGGTGGACCCTATATAACGATTGCTTCGGGTATTACGACCACAAGCTATACCGACACTAGTGTAACCAACGGAACCACCTATTATTATGTGATCACCGGAGACAATGTCATTGGTTCAAGCACTCTGTCCGCGGAAGTCACTTCAACACCGAAATTCCTTGGTGAACCATTTGCTTATACGGCCGGAGCACTTTCCAGTAGCGACAATGCAGGGTATGGCTTTGGCGGTGGCTGGATACCGGGTAGCGCAAGCAATGGTCGCAGCTACACAATCACTTCCGGAAACTTCTCTGTTCCCAGCAATTACACACTCAGTGTGAGTGACGGAAATTACCTCGCGGTACATGCCGGGACAGTAACAACAACGACATACCGAAATCTTGCGAGCAGTATCGATACCAACGTACCGGCAACCTATTATGTGAGTGCGCTGATCGAACTCATTGCCGGTTCAGGGACAGGTGATTCACAAATCAGGTTTGTTGACTCAGGTGGCTATAGCGTCATCGGATTCGGTGGTAGTAGTACCACCAATAAACTGCGTATCAACAGCGCCTATGGCGGTATCGGCTCCGTTACCGGATCAACCGCAGGAGCATTTGTTGCAGGCACTCAGTACCTGCTTATTGGCAAGCTGGTATTGAACTCGGCCGGCACGAACGATGTCTTTAGCTTTTCTCTTTTCCCATGTTCAAGCGGTGTTCCTACGACTGAACCTACTACTTGGGGTCTATCAGCAAGCGGCGACCTTAGCAATGTAATCACCGGCATTCAGGTCTACACAGGAGCAAACACGGGAACCTGGAACGTGGATAACCTGGAGTTAGGACCGACCTATGCATCTGTGATTAACTACTGA